A region of Cucumis melo cultivar AY chromosome 2, USDA_Cmelo_AY_1.0, whole genome shotgun sequence DNA encodes the following proteins:
- the LOC103494318 gene encoding cell division cycle 5-like protein isoform X2 — protein MPTQWRTIAPIVGRTPSQCLERYEKLLDAACVKDDNYEPGDDPRKLRPGEIDPNPESKPARPDPVDMDEDEKEMLSEARARLANTRGKKAKRKAREKQLEEARRLASLQKRRELKAAGIDTRQRKRKRKGIDYNAEIPFEKKPPPGFFDVSEEDRPVEQPKFPTTIEELEGKRRIDVEAQLRKQDIAKNKIAQRQDAPSAVLQANKLNDPEMVRKRSKLMLPAPQISDHELEEIAKMGYASDLLAGNEELAGGSGATRALLANYAQTPRQGMTPFRTPQRTPAGKGDAIMMEAENLARLRESQTPLLGGENPELHPSDFSGVTPRKKEIQTPNPMLTPSATPGGVGLTPRSGMTPARDAYSFGMTPKGTPIRDELRINEDMDADDSAKLESQRQADLRRNLSLGLGNLPQPKNEYQVVMQPIPEDKEEPEEMIEEDMSDRIARERAEEEARQQALLRKRSKVLQRELPRPPTASLELIRNSLMRADGDKSSFVPPTPIEQADEMMRKELLALLEHDNAKYPIDEKVNKEKKKGSKRTGNGPTAVIPTIDDFEETEMEEADYLIKEEARYLCAAMGHENESLDEFVEAHRTCLNDLMYFPTRNAYGLSSVAGYHEKLAALQDEFEYVKKKMDDDTEKAVRLEKKVKVLTHGYETRAKQSLWPQIEATFKQIDTAATELECFEALQKQELSAASHRISGIWEEVQKQKELERTLQLRYGNLLEDLEKMEKIMVDRKAQAQKEEEIAAESHALQLAEVEPNQNVGENADSSEAMSASVAAVDRENSVPVPTSIELMGEQLNSSVGHENKTNKAMDIHTEKESVAVDLDIGLSDNKLPSAAGDASLPDNGFEESDKSQTIDVPSQELLGPDANGMSDSVDGATIENDKCSTDIVEEVKDVETQQPVIETENNSDMHSIDLDAAAPASSYEDGPVNDGNTGEMESNV, from the exons ATGCCAACCCAGTGGAGAACTATTGCACCAATTGTTGGACGTACTCCATCCCAGTGTCTCGAGCGGTATGAGAAGCTTCTTGATGCTGCTTGTGTTAAGGATGACAATTACGAACCAGGAGATGATCCAAGAAAATTGCGCCCTGGAGAAATTGATCCAAACCCAGAGTCAAAGCCTGCACGTCCCGATCCTGTTGACATGGACGAAGATGAAAAGGAAATGCTTTCTGAAGCACGAGCAAGGTTAGCAAATACTAGGGGAAAGAAGGCAAAAAGGAAAGCCCGAGAGAAACAACTTGAAGAGGCCAGAAGGCTTGCTTCGCTGCAAAAAAGAAGAGAGCTAAAAGCTGCAGGGATTGATACTCGAcaaaggaagagaaagagaaaaggaatAGATTACAATGCTGAAATTCCTTTTGAGAAAAAACCTCCTCCAGGATTTTTTGATGTTAGTGAGGAAGATAGACCAGTGGAGCAGCCCAAGTTTCCAACAACGATTGAAGAACTTGAAGGAAAAAGAAGGATCGATGTAGAAGCCCAATTAAGAAAGCAAGATATTGCAAAGAATAAAATTGCTCAGAGACAAGATGCTCCATCAGCTGTGCTGCAAGCAAATAAGCTGAATGACCCAGAAATGGTGCGGAAAAGATCTAAACTTATGCTGCCTGCACCTCAAATTTCAGATCATGAATTGGAGGAAATTGCAAAGATGGGATATGCAAGTGATCTTCTAGCTGGTAATGAAGAGCTTGCAGGGGGAAGTGGTGCTACACGAGCTTTGCTTGCAAATTATGCACAGACACCACGGCAAGGAATGACACCTTTTCGAACTCCCCAGAGGACGCCGGCTGGGAAGGGCGATGCCATAATGATGGAGGCAGAAAACCTTGCTAGGCTGAGAGAATCTCAGACTCCATTGTTGGGAGGAGAGAATCCAGAGCTGCATCCTTCAGATTTTTCAGGAGTCACCCCAAGGAAAAAGGAGATTCAAACACCAAATCCTATGTTAACACCATCAGCAACTCCTGGTGGTGTTGGTCTCACTCCTCGGAGTGGCATGACACCAGCTAGGGATGCTTACTCATTTGGCATGACTCCAAAAGGTACACCTATTAGAGATGAGTTACGTATCAATGAAGATATGGATGCAGATGATAGTGCAAAACTGGAGTCTCAAAGACAAGCTGATTTGAGAAGGAATCTTAGCCTAGGATTAGGAAATCTTCCACAGCCTAAGAATGAGTACCAGGTAGTTATGCAACCAATTCCAGAAGACAAAGAAGAACCTGAGGAGATGATTGAAGAGGACATGTCTGATAGGATTGCTAGAGAACGAGCTGAGGAAGAAGCAAGGCAGCAGGCTTTACTTAGGAAAAGATCAAAAGTGCTACAGAGAGAGCTTCCTCGGCCTCCTACTGCTTCTTTGGAACTTATTAGAAATTCTTTGATGAGAGCTGATGGAGATAAGAGTTCATTTGTTCCACCTACCCCTATTGAGCAAGCTGATGAAATGATGAGAAAGGAACTTCTTGCTTTGTTAGAGCATGATAACGCAAAGTATCCAATTGATGAAAAGGTCAACAAGGAGAAAAAGAAGGGTTCCAAGCGCACTGGAAATGGACCAACTGCTGTCATCCCCACAATAGATGACTTTGAAGAAACTGAGATGGAGGAG GCCGATTATTTGATAAAGGAAGAGGCTCGGTATCTGTGTGCTGCAATGGGGCATGAAAATGAATCCTTAGATGAGTTTGTGGAAGCGCACAGAACCTGCTTGAATGATCTTATGTACTTCCCCACTAGAAATGCTTATGGACTTTCGAGTGTTGCTGGATATCATGAGAAATTAGCCGCCTTGCAGGATGAATTTGAGtatgttaaaaagaaaatggatgATGATACTGAGAAGGCTGTCCGGTTGGAGAAGAAAGTTAAAGTTCTCACACATGGCTATGAG ACACGGGCAAAACAAAGCCTTTGGCCACAAATTGAAGCAACTTTCAAGCAGATAGACACTGCAGCTACAGAGCTGGAGTGCTTTGAAGCTCTTCAAAAGCAAGAGCTATCAGCTGCTTCACACCGGATTAGTGGTATCTGGGAGGAGgttcaaaaacaaaaagagcTGGAGAGAACACTTCAGTTACGTTATGGAAACCTTTTGGAGGACTTGGAAAAGATGGAGAAAATCATGGTTGATCGCAAGGCACAGGCACAAAAGGAAGAAGAGATCGCTGCAGAGAGTCACGCTCTTCAGTTGGCTGAGGTTGAGCCTAACCAAAACGTTGGAGAAAATGCTGATAGTTCCGAAGCCATGTCTGCATCAGTAGCGGCAGTTGATCGTGAAAATTCAGTGCCTGTTCCCACCTCCATTGAATTAATGGGTGAACAACTAAACTCATCTGTGGGACATGAAAACAAAACTAACAAGGCCATGGATATCCACACTGAAAAGGAAAGTGTAGCAGTGGATTTGGATATTGGTTTGTCTGATAACAAACTACCTTCTGCAGCGGGAGATGCATCACTGCCTGACAATGGCTTTGAAGAGTCTGATAAAAGTCAAACCATTGATGTTCCTTCTCAAGAACTCTTGGGCCCTGATGCAAATGGCATGTCAGATTCGGTTGATGGTGCAACTATTGAAAATGATAAATGTAGTACTGATATTGTCGAGGAAGTAAAAGATGTCGAAACTCAGCAGCCTGTGATTGAAACTGAAAATAACTCAGATATGCATTCGATTGATCTGGATGCAGCTGCACCTGCATCTTCTTATGAGGATGGCCCTGTGAATGATGGCAACACAGGAGAAATGGAATCAAATGTCTAG
- the LOC103494318 gene encoding cell division cycle 5-like protein isoform X1 encodes MRIMIKGGVWKNTEDEILKAAVMKYGKNQWARISSLLVRKSAKQCKARWYEWLDPSIKKTEWTREEDEKLLHLAKLMPTQWRTIAPIVGRTPSQCLERYEKLLDAACVKDDNYEPGDDPRKLRPGEIDPNPESKPARPDPVDMDEDEKEMLSEARARLANTRGKKAKRKAREKQLEEARRLASLQKRRELKAAGIDTRQRKRKRKGIDYNAEIPFEKKPPPGFFDVSEEDRPVEQPKFPTTIEELEGKRRIDVEAQLRKQDIAKNKIAQRQDAPSAVLQANKLNDPEMVRKRSKLMLPAPQISDHELEEIAKMGYASDLLAGNEELAGGSGATRALLANYAQTPRQGMTPFRTPQRTPAGKGDAIMMEAENLARLRESQTPLLGGENPELHPSDFSGVTPRKKEIQTPNPMLTPSATPGGVGLTPRSGMTPARDAYSFGMTPKGTPIRDELRINEDMDADDSAKLESQRQADLRRNLSLGLGNLPQPKNEYQVVMQPIPEDKEEPEEMIEEDMSDRIARERAEEEARQQALLRKRSKVLQRELPRPPTASLELIRNSLMRADGDKSSFVPPTPIEQADEMMRKELLALLEHDNAKYPIDEKVNKEKKKGSKRTGNGPTAVIPTIDDFEETEMEEADYLIKEEARYLCAAMGHENESLDEFVEAHRTCLNDLMYFPTRNAYGLSSVAGYHEKLAALQDEFEYVKKKMDDDTEKAVRLEKKVKVLTHGYETRAKQSLWPQIEATFKQIDTAATELECFEALQKQELSAASHRISGIWEEVQKQKELERTLQLRYGNLLEDLEKMEKIMVDRKAQAQKEEEIAAESHALQLAEVEPNQNVGENADSSEAMSASVAAVDRENSVPVPTSIELMGEQLNSSVGHENKTNKAMDIHTEKESVAVDLDIGLSDNKLPSAAGDASLPDNGFEESDKSQTIDVPSQELLGPDANGMSDSVDGATIENDKCSTDIVEEVKDVETQQPVIETENNSDMHSIDLDAAAPASSYEDGPVNDGNTGEMESNV; translated from the exons ATGAGGATTATGATAAAAGGTGGTGTGTGGAAGAACACGGAAGATGAGATCCTTAAAGCTGCGgttatgaaatatggcaaaaACCAGTGGGCTCGAATTTCCTCGCTTCTTGTTAGGAAATCTGCTAAGCAGTGCAAGGCTCGATGGTATGAGTGGCTTGACCCCTCCATTAAAAAG ACTGAGTGGACAAGAGAGGAGGATGAGAAACTACTCCATCTTGCTAAGCTAATGCCAACCCAGTGGAGAACTATTGCACCAATTGTTGGACGTACTCCATCCCAGTGTCTCGAGCGGTATGAGAAGCTTCTTGATGCTGCTTGTGTTAAGGATGACAATTACGAACCAGGAGATGATCCAAGAAAATTGCGCCCTGGAGAAATTGATCCAAACCCAGAGTCAAAGCCTGCACGTCCCGATCCTGTTGACATGGACGAAGATGAAAAGGAAATGCTTTCTGAAGCACGAGCAAGGTTAGCAAATACTAGGGGAAAGAAGGCAAAAAGGAAAGCCCGAGAGAAACAACTTGAAGAGGCCAGAAGGCTTGCTTCGCTGCAAAAAAGAAGAGAGCTAAAAGCTGCAGGGATTGATACTCGAcaaaggaagagaaagagaaaaggaatAGATTACAATGCTGAAATTCCTTTTGAGAAAAAACCTCCTCCAGGATTTTTTGATGTTAGTGAGGAAGATAGACCAGTGGAGCAGCCCAAGTTTCCAACAACGATTGAAGAACTTGAAGGAAAAAGAAGGATCGATGTAGAAGCCCAATTAAGAAAGCAAGATATTGCAAAGAATAAAATTGCTCAGAGACAAGATGCTCCATCAGCTGTGCTGCAAGCAAATAAGCTGAATGACCCAGAAATGGTGCGGAAAAGATCTAAACTTATGCTGCCTGCACCTCAAATTTCAGATCATGAATTGGAGGAAATTGCAAAGATGGGATATGCAAGTGATCTTCTAGCTGGTAATGAAGAGCTTGCAGGGGGAAGTGGTGCTACACGAGCTTTGCTTGCAAATTATGCACAGACACCACGGCAAGGAATGACACCTTTTCGAACTCCCCAGAGGACGCCGGCTGGGAAGGGCGATGCCATAATGATGGAGGCAGAAAACCTTGCTAGGCTGAGAGAATCTCAGACTCCATTGTTGGGAGGAGAGAATCCAGAGCTGCATCCTTCAGATTTTTCAGGAGTCACCCCAAGGAAAAAGGAGATTCAAACACCAAATCCTATGTTAACACCATCAGCAACTCCTGGTGGTGTTGGTCTCACTCCTCGGAGTGGCATGACACCAGCTAGGGATGCTTACTCATTTGGCATGACTCCAAAAGGTACACCTATTAGAGATGAGTTACGTATCAATGAAGATATGGATGCAGATGATAGTGCAAAACTGGAGTCTCAAAGACAAGCTGATTTGAGAAGGAATCTTAGCCTAGGATTAGGAAATCTTCCACAGCCTAAGAATGAGTACCAGGTAGTTATGCAACCAATTCCAGAAGACAAAGAAGAACCTGAGGAGATGATTGAAGAGGACATGTCTGATAGGATTGCTAGAGAACGAGCTGAGGAAGAAGCAAGGCAGCAGGCTTTACTTAGGAAAAGATCAAAAGTGCTACAGAGAGAGCTTCCTCGGCCTCCTACTGCTTCTTTGGAACTTATTAGAAATTCTTTGATGAGAGCTGATGGAGATAAGAGTTCATTTGTTCCACCTACCCCTATTGAGCAAGCTGATGAAATGATGAGAAAGGAACTTCTTGCTTTGTTAGAGCATGATAACGCAAAGTATCCAATTGATGAAAAGGTCAACAAGGAGAAAAAGAAGGGTTCCAAGCGCACTGGAAATGGACCAACTGCTGTCATCCCCACAATAGATGACTTTGAAGAAACTGAGATGGAGGAG GCCGATTATTTGATAAAGGAAGAGGCTCGGTATCTGTGTGCTGCAATGGGGCATGAAAATGAATCCTTAGATGAGTTTGTGGAAGCGCACAGAACCTGCTTGAATGATCTTATGTACTTCCCCACTAGAAATGCTTATGGACTTTCGAGTGTTGCTGGATATCATGAGAAATTAGCCGCCTTGCAGGATGAATTTGAGtatgttaaaaagaaaatggatgATGATACTGAGAAGGCTGTCCGGTTGGAGAAGAAAGTTAAAGTTCTCACACATGGCTATGAG ACACGGGCAAAACAAAGCCTTTGGCCACAAATTGAAGCAACTTTCAAGCAGATAGACACTGCAGCTACAGAGCTGGAGTGCTTTGAAGCTCTTCAAAAGCAAGAGCTATCAGCTGCTTCACACCGGATTAGTGGTATCTGGGAGGAGgttcaaaaacaaaaagagcTGGAGAGAACACTTCAGTTACGTTATGGAAACCTTTTGGAGGACTTGGAAAAGATGGAGAAAATCATGGTTGATCGCAAGGCACAGGCACAAAAGGAAGAAGAGATCGCTGCAGAGAGTCACGCTCTTCAGTTGGCTGAGGTTGAGCCTAACCAAAACGTTGGAGAAAATGCTGATAGTTCCGAAGCCATGTCTGCATCAGTAGCGGCAGTTGATCGTGAAAATTCAGTGCCTGTTCCCACCTCCATTGAATTAATGGGTGAACAACTAAACTCATCTGTGGGACATGAAAACAAAACTAACAAGGCCATGGATATCCACACTGAAAAGGAAAGTGTAGCAGTGGATTTGGATATTGGTTTGTCTGATAACAAACTACCTTCTGCAGCGGGAGATGCATCACTGCCTGACAATGGCTTTGAAGAGTCTGATAAAAGTCAAACCATTGATGTTCCTTCTCAAGAACTCTTGGGCCCTGATGCAAATGGCATGTCAGATTCGGTTGATGGTGCAACTATTGAAAATGATAAATGTAGTACTGATATTGTCGAGGAAGTAAAAGATGTCGAAACTCAGCAGCCTGTGATTGAAACTGAAAATAACTCAGATATGCATTCGATTGATCTGGATGCAGCTGCACCTGCATCTTCTTATGAGGATGGCCCTGTGAATGATGGCAACACAGGAGAAATGGAATCAAATGTCTAG